Part of the Aptenodytes patagonicus chromosome 14, bAptPat1.pri.cur, whole genome shotgun sequence genome, GGGCGGGGGTCCCCCCGGGACCGGCTTTCCAGGGGGTTGAGCCCGCAGGGACAGGCGCACACAAGCCCAACGCCCACCGGCGCGGCTGCATCCCTGCAAGCGCTTTCCgtatatatttcattttacttttctttaagCGTCCTTGTCCCATCCCAACCCACCCTGCGCCAGCAGGTTGACATCGGGGTGTCCCGGGGGATCATCCCAACATTGGGATGATGGCGGAGTCTGCAGGGTGACATCTGGCCCGAGCCGGGTGCTGGGTGCCACGTGGGAGCCCAGTGGGACAAGGCTGGCGCTGCCACCAAGATGGGAACCGGTTTGGGACCGGTTGTGTTTTGGGGcgggtggtggcagggctgtgggccAGCCCCGTGGCCCTgggctgcaggatcaggcccctcATCAGCGGCGTTACGCCGTGAGCGAGGGTGTCtgtcctcttccctctgcctggggGAGAGAAGGGCCCCGTCCAGCCCCTGGGAAGCCTTAAGCAGCTTTGCTCCCATCACTGAATGTCCCTGGTTATGGGGACCAGGGGCCAAGCCCCGTGCCTCGGTGCAAGACAGCGTGGGCCGGGGGCTCTGCTCCAGGATGGCTGCCTGTCCCCCATCACCCACTCCCACCTCTCAGGCACGTGCAAGGGTGCCTCCGTGAGCAGCCATCTCACAAACACCATTAAAAGGCTGAGAGGGGTTTATCCTTGTCAGGAGAAAACAAACTGGATCTAAAACTCTGGTTCTgatggctggtgctgctgctgcagcaacctGGTGGTGCCAGCGCCAGGAGAGTGGCTTCGGGTGCAGCGTAACCACAAGCGGGTGCACCCGCCCGCACGGATGGTTTTGCACCTCCGAGATGGGGATGTGCAGCCACCAAGAGCTGCTGAAACGGGGTGGGCCACCCCGGAGCAGGGACTTGCCATGGCTGTGCCTAAAACCACGGCTTGGGGGCTCTGCATGGGGTCAGGGTCGGAGCCGGGGTGCGTTTGCACAGCGCTTGCTGCCCACTTGCCTCCATGTTGCTCCCGCAGGTGCTGCAGCCTCAACGGGTGCCAAAAATGCTCGGGAGAGCTGGATGTGCACTCGGAATCCTCGGGCCCCGGGGGCTCaaactttcctcctctcctccccgcagGGAGTTTGGCATCCCTGCCCCAAGGGACGCCCGGTGTCCCCCGGGGGATGCGCCTGGGGGGTGAGCTCTGAAGGCACTGGGAGGTGGGTGCTGCGCTGATGGTGGCCCTGGTTTCACTGCAGCCCCCCTGGATGTAGCACAGCTGCTTTGCATGGGCCGGAGGCTGCCCGACCTCGCGGCACAGTGGCCTGGTGCTCGCAGGAGCTGGCTGGGACCTGCGGCAGCAGAGCCGCTGTGCCGTGcggcaggcgggcaggcaggaAGCCGTGTGCATTCCTTCTGCAGCTTTGCCCCTCCATCGAAGCGGGCgaagagattaaaaatgaaaacaaggcgCTCAGCAAAACCCGCTGCAGGCTGAAGACGTTAAAGCTGGGAGGCAGCTCAGGCGCTCGTGCCGCTTTGTCAGCCCCACGCTCGATGCCAAACCACAGCCGCTCGAGATAGAGGAGTCGGCCCCGGCAGCTGCTCCCATCCCCCTGCAAGATAAGGGCCCAGATAGAAAACGGCACGGGGCGGCTGGCGCCGATGCTGCCGCGCTCTTCCTGCTGCCGGCTGTGCCACACCGGCGCGTGGGCACCCGTCACACTGCCCCCGGCCgcatccttcccctgctccctttCTTCATCGTCCCATCCCTCCGGCACCACCTGAATCCCCTGGGAGCTGCCTTTGGGCTGCACTGGCCCCATGCAGGAGCATCACCTCCTTGCGGGACCACAGCTGCTTCACTCCCGGGGCAAGATGGGCCCTGCACTGCCCGCGGGGCCGGGACGGTGTTGGTGCTGCCCACGGGGTCGGGATGTGTGTACCACTGTGCCGCTTCCCCGGGGAAAGGCAGGCTCGGCAtggggctgcccccgggccaggGAAAGCTTCTGCTCTCGCTGAGCTGGGGGCGGCCAAAGCATCTCCCAAACCTGCCccaacagcagcaggaaaagccCCGTGTGCAGGGCTGCCTGCTCGCCTGTAGTTCCCATGCTGCCTGTGAGACTCGGCAGAGCCGGACTCGCATTTAAATAAGAGAACAACTGCCCAGTCCTCGGGGCGATGGAAAATGTGCCCGGAACCCCGGCTGGAGGCTCAAAAACTGGCTGGCGAATGAAGGATCCATCCCAAAACGTTGCTTGGAGTGTCGTGGTCCAGCTGGGAAGCTTGGGGCCGGTGTCAGAGCGAGGGGAGCGGGTAGGGCTGGGAGCACCCCTCCTTGtcccaggggacagcaggctcCCCGCTCCTCCCCGCTGGCTGGGAGCCCACTCGGGGCCAGGCTCCCCGTCACGCTGGGAGGGGACGGTGCTGGGAGGGGACGGTGCTGCACGGTGCCGTTCCCGCAAGGGGGAGCGAGCAGGAGCCCGGCACACACTGTACAGTGCTGCACGCCACGCAGTGCTGCACTCTGTAGGGTGCTGCACGGTGCTGCATGCTGTATTGCACGCTGCATGTTGTCGCATGCTGTATGGTGCTGCGCGGTTCTGTACACCGTACTGCATGCTGGTGCGGTGCTGCACGCTGTAAGGATACGCGCACTGCGTGGCTCTGCACCCCACGTGGCTCCGCAACCCATATGGCTCCGCAGTCTGTATGGCTCTGCACGCTGTATGGCTGCACGCAGCATATGGCTCTGCACCCGGACCAGCTCCACACCCACACAGCTCTGCGCGCCATGTGGCTCCGGACCCCGTACAGCCCCATACTCCGTGCAGCTTCACACCCCATATGGCCCTGGACCCCATATGGCCCTGGACCCCTTGCAGCTCTGTACCCCACGAGCAGGCAGCCAGGCGGCTCAGGAGAGACAGGCAGCGCGGGCAAGGACCCGGCTCCCTCTGCAACACCACCCGGGAGAGGGGCAccacagcccagcccagagccggccccagccccggcgagGGCATCCAGGTACCACGGGAGCATCTCCCAGGGATGTGGTGCCGGGCTGCCACCCTGCCGagccaccctgcccaggaaaggGGGTCGGGCTGGTGGCACCAGAGCCCTTGTGCAACGGGCCGGCGATGCTCACGGGAGTTGCACAACACCAAATCTGCTGGAGCCGCCAGCTCAGCGCTTCGGCTGGCGTTAACGATTAAACCAGAGCGGGGGGCAGCCAGCGGAGCCACCACCCGGGTCCCGCTGCGGCAGAGCCCGGGCTGGTTATCATAACTCCGGGGGGAGGAGAGGCGGCGTGCCTGCCGCCGGTGCTGCGGGGCTCAGTCATTAACTCNNNNNNNNNNNNNNNNNNNNNNNNNNNNNNNNNNNNNNNNNNNNNNNNNNNNNNNNNNNNNNNNNNNNNNNNNNNNNNNNNNNNNNNNNNNNNNNNNNNNAATTCCGCCCTATAATAATAAAATCAGAACTTTTTGGGGACACCCGGCAACTTTCGGGGAGCCCCCCGACtttggcggggagggggggggggggcgcgactTTACGGGGGCCGCCCGCCGGTCTCCGAGTCCCAAAACTAACGGGGGGGGGACCCGAAACGCCGGTTTAAGGGACGGTGGATGGAGGGGGGGGGTCGGTTTTTGGGGGGCCCCGCGGGCagcgcgcggggcggcgggagggcggggcgCGCGAAGATGGCCGCTGCCGGCGGGGGCGTGTCGCGGCGGGGGCGTGTCGCGGCGGGGGCGTGTCGCGGCGCGTAAAGTGGCAGCGCGGCGGAGCCAATAGGAAGCGGCGAAAGCGGCGGCCGCGTTCCAACCCGGGCGCGTTGGCCAatggcggggggcgtggggggcgTGGCCTGGCCGGCGCCGACACCGGGCCGCGCGCGGCGGAGCGCGCtcccccgccgggcccggccgcggccgccgccgccgccgccgcttcccgcATggagcccccgcgcccgcccaCGGTGCTGctggccgccgcccgccgccgccgccgcgatcctccgccgcctcctcctcccgaacccggcggcggcggcggcggcggcggcggcggtggcggcgccgCCCCGAAGGTAccgggggcggtggcggcggcgaccgggggggagccgggggagggagggagggagggagggagggggggggggcggtgacaGCTGACAGCGGCCCGCCCGAAACTTTCCCCGCCACTAAAATGGCGCCGCTCGGGGACaaacttcggggggggggggggcggcggcggggcgcgggggggggggtgtcccccccccccccgcgccccgccgccgcccccccccccccccccccgccccggtcccggTAAATCCCAAGGGAGGGGGATCCGTCCCGGCGTTGCTGGTGGGTGAGAGCTGGGGAGATCCCGGCTGGATCCCCGGTGCGAACCAGGGGTTCGGccaagctgggagggggggggggggagggagggatccCGCTGGATCCCGGGGTGGGGATCCACTCAGCGGGCTCTCCTTCCGTGGTCCCGGCTCGGCAGAGGCCTGGGGGATCTGCTCCGTGCTGGCGCCGGCGGACACTCCTCCCTTGGAGCAGCCCGCTCGGCTCCCTGAAGCGCTCGGGTGATCCCTGTTGGATCCCAGCCCTGGGGAATCTGCTCAGGgtctgcctggggagggatccGCTCAGCCGGCCCGCGGGCGCTGCTGTCTCGGGGCAGCCcgctctgctcctgccccgcagagctggggcgggggggggggggaatccctgCCGGATCCCGGCTCTGCCCCAGAGGATCTGCTCGGGATCTGCTGGAAAGGGATCTGCTGACTGCCAACACGtgggcaggcagcactgctgtCCCGGAGCAGCCCAGTCTGGTTCTGCAGAGCTTAGGGGGATCCCTGCAGGATCCCAGCCCGGCTCGGGGGGGATCTGCTTGTGATCTGGCTGGAGAGGGATCTGCTCAGTGCTGCCACGCAGCCAGAGGACGGTGATCTCCTGGAGCAGACTCCCCACTCTGCGGAGCTCCAGGGGGATCCATGCTGGATCCCAGCCCTTTGGGATCTTCCAGGaatctgcctggggagggatccACTTGGTGCTGACAGTCAGCCAATGGACGCAGCTGTCTTGAAGCAGCCCTGAGGAGCACACCGAGTCGGCTCCTTCCTTTGCAGGGCTCAGGGGAGATCCCTGCTGGATCTGAGCCCTGGGTGATCTGCCCAGGCACAGCTTGTAGAGGGATCCACCTGGTCGACAAACTTGACCAGCGAGTGCTGCTGACCTGGGTCAGCCCCACGGGAAGGGCTGCTCCCCACTTCTCGGGGGATCCCCACGGGGCCCCAGCCCAGTCCCAAGGAGATCATCTGGGATCCGCCTGGAGTGGGATCCACTtggtgccagtgctcagtcagtGGGTGCTGCTGTCTCCAGTTGGCACGGCAGGGCCAAGcctgctccctgctctgcagagctctgtGGGGATCCCTGCTGGATCCCGGGTGATCTGCTCAGAGCGGGATCCGCTCGGTGCTGTCATGTGGCACGTGGGTGCCGCCTTGGGGCCACCCTGCAGGAGGGTGTCAGGACTTCTTCTGGCTCTGCGGAGATCCCTTCTGGATCCCCACTGTGGCCCTGGGgatctgcctggggagggatccGCTGGCAGCTGACGCTCAGCCGGCGGGTGACGGCACTGGGAGCAGCCTCGCGGAGGATGCTCTCTGTGCCTCTGCAGAGCGCCAGGGAAATCCCGGCTGGATCCCAGCTGCGACCTGGTGGGATCCACCTGGGATCTACCCCAGAGGGACCCGCCGAGTGGCCGGCAGGGTCCcgccgcagccctgcctgcaggcgcTGATCCAGCTCCCCTgcgccgcctcccctccccagggaggTCGAGGGGATCCCCGCGGGACCCGGTGCTCGGGGGATCCCCCGCTGACGACCGCCGTCTCTCCCGCAGGCTCCTCTCccctgcggcggccgggggctgccggcgggaGCCGAGGGCTGGCTGCCACGCCTGGGGGAGACGCTGCCGCGCCGGGAGCCGGCCAGCCGGGAAGCGATGCTGCGGGTGCTGGACGCCGGGCTGGAGCGATGCCTGGCGCTGCATTCGGCGTACATCCCCGTGCCCCGGCACAGGTAGGACCACGACGGCGGCGGAAAGGGCAACGGTGACGGCGACCAGCCTGCCGAAACCTCCTGCCAGCACCGGCTTCACCGCGGGAAGCCGGGATTTTTTTCCGCCGGCTGCAAGAGGAGGACTTTGGCCACTCGTCCGCAGCGTCGGGGTCTCCGACTGTGACGGGCCGTCCCGTGTACGGCAGCACCGAGGGCTCTGCCCGGCCGTGGCCCCGGCGGGTGATGAAGCAAGGCCCCGTACACGAGCCCTCGAGCAGTCGTGGTGCTCGAGCAAAGCCTCGCCGGCACTGAGCACCGCGACCGCTCGAGGGCTCGGAGAGCATCGCCGCTCTCCAGCGCCGTATTTATCCGTCCCCGCGGCATGAGAGGTTTGCAAAATGGCTTCTGTTGCTCCTGACCTCtcgcttttttttgtttaattttttttttaggagtttggtttggttttgttgggtttttttgggtttttttttttccacttcaggaAGTTGTTTGGCCCCAGCTGAGCAAACCCCGTGTTTCTCGGCACTCACGGCAGGATGCAGGTGCCGGTACCCtccggcgcggcgctgcccgcggaCGCgtagggttcccccccccccccggagtgGTAAACAGCGGCGTTTTGGCTGGCTGCCTGTACTGCTGCCTGCTccgctgcctgcactgctgcccaGCGGGGTTTCAAGTCCGGCTGCTGGGATGACGCCTGGGGTCAGCCCGGCATCGCAGGGTGCTGCAAGGGGacggggcacccatgggtgccttTGCACGTGGTGATGCCCCCAGCACGGTGTGGCCACCGTGACCCTGCGCCACCCATGTCTCCCAACCACAAGCCACCCCTGGGGTGGGTGCAGACCTGATCACCAGGGGTAGGGGGTCCCGGCACCTCGGTGGGTGATGGAGAGGGATGAAGGGTCCCAGGGGGGCCTCGTCCTTCCTCActgcagccgcccccccccccccccccccccccccccctttgctctCGCTGGCAGGAAGCTCTCGGGCAAGGCGGGCATCGACGAGGTGATGGCGGCCACGGTGCTCACCAGCCTCTCCACCAGCCCGCTGGTGCTCGGTCACCCGCCGGCCACCCCCGCCCCAGGTAAGAGCGTGCCCCTGtccctccccccatccctggACACGTGTCCCATGGCAGGCCctgaccttcctcctcctcctcctcctcgccagaGCCTGGCGGCGAGGTCTGGAAGGAGGCGCCCGCCAtgtcctccagctgcagcagcagcagcaacaccagCGGGGACTGGAGCTGGGACCCCCCCAGCGACCGCTCCACCCCCTCCACCCCGTCGCCCCCGCTCTCCAGCCACGTCCCCAGCACCTtcctgcctgccccgctgccggACGAGGGCCCCGACGAGCCCGACGGCACCCACTTCGTCTTCGGAGAGCCCATTCCGCGGAAGAGGAAGGTGGGATGAAGTTGGGGATGAGGTTGGGCATGGGGAtagtgaggaggaggatgaggttAGGGATGGGGATGACGGTGGGGACGAGGTTGGGGACGACAATGAGGATGATGTTGGGGATGGGGCTAACGCTGGGGACGACAGCGGGGTTGGAGATGAGGTTGGGGATGGGGATGATgttggggacggggatggggctGCCGGCCTGACGCCTCTCTCCTGCAGAACTCCACCAAGGTGATGTTCAAGTGCTTGTGGAAGAGCTGCGGCAAAGtcctcagcagctcctcagggATGCAGAAGCACATCCGAACCGTGCACCTTGGGTAAGCGCGTGGGGTCCTCCCTGGACACCCCCAGACCCTCCCGGTGCCCCCTGCGGGGTCCTGCCGTGGGGGGAAGAGAGCCGCCCCAGCCAGACCCCGCTCTCCCCGCAGCCGGAAAGCTGACCTCGAGCAGAGTGACGGCGAGGAGGACTTCTACTACACGGAGCTGGACGTGGACGTGGACTCGCTGACGGACGGGCTCTCCAGCCTGACACCCGTCTCGCCCACCTCCTCGGTGCCACCCGCCTTCCCCGGCCCCGAGGCGCAGGGTCCGGCGCCGCCGGCGCTGCCGATCCCCGACCTGGCGCTGGCCTCCCCtcgcagccccccggccccccctggCCTCTGCCACGTCCACACCGACCACGCGTACCAGGtgagggggggggacggggatggaggggctgccgccgccgcgctcaCCGCATCACCATCACcctccggcccccccccccccccccccagccgctcgGTGCCGGCATTACAGCCGAGCTCTGACATGGGGCCGTGTCCtctctcggcagggctgcccggcccccccgcgcccgTCGGTGCCCCCAgctgcgcccgccccgccgccgcccaaGCCACCCGCCGTCCCCAGGTGAGCCATCACCGTCCGcgcccctgccccctcccctcgtGTCtgtgttcccccccacccccccgccccccgtgaCGTGTCCCCCCTCTGCCCTCAGGAGGCCGCGGGGGGAGGCCAAGAAGTGCCGCAAGGTGTACGGCATGGAGAACCGGGAGATGTGGTGCACGGCGTGCCGCTGGAAGAAGGCCTGCCAGCGCTTCCTCGACTGACGCTGGTGCCGCCGGTGCTGCCGCGGCGGCGCTCCCTCCTTCTTGCACATTTTGCACTTGAGGTGCCTTCGCGCCCCGCctgccgccccggggcccccccGGACTCAGGGAACGGCCCCCCGAAAGCTTTATGCACACAGCACCCCCCGCCACGGAGctcatgtccccccccccctatttttcctttgaaaataagctaaatctgccccccccccacccccccacccccccccccccccggccttgcCAGCACCGCggcgggggctggcggggggcagccggCTGCTCCGGGTCCCCCTCCCCATGCCGGgttggggaccccccccccagggccaggggctgcctATTGCTCAAATAAGCTGTGCCTGCGGCCGGCGGGGGCTCGGAAAAGGGGGTGTCCGTTCCTGCCCCCCCACCTGctctcgggggcgggggggggccccAGTGGCCAGGGCAGAGGTGggcgcctgccccccccccccccaaccccccccgagGGGGTTTTTACTCTTTGTATCATCGTTTCTCTCTATTTTTTGTATTGGGGGAGCAGCCGCTCCCGCCGGGGCGATGCTCCGGGAAGTGCCTGCAGGAACGCGCCCATTTGCACTAAGCCAAACTGCacaggaagatttctttttttttttttccccccccccctcctttttttccttcgtgtgtttttattttttaaataaaatatatgaaaattcgTATTTTTAAATACTCCCTCCCAGGGCACGAGAGCGCActggccgcggtgctgcggcagCGTGATGCctccagccccgggggggggttttaagggactttattcccttcaaaccccttccccccccccccccccccccccccccccccttttctcccaTCTCGTCCTGTCACTCGCCTGCCCGGGCAGCGGCTCAGGACTGGGTTTGGCCGGGCCACCCCTCCCCACGCAAGGATGGGTGGGATGGGGACGGGTGCGTGGCGCTGCCACCCCGCCTGGCCTCACCCCCcggggctgtgccagggcagttccccccccccgccccggcaggaGGGGTCCCTTTGCATCAGGGACCCCCCTCGCCCGCCCCTTACGGGGGGTTCCCCTCGCAGGGGGTCAGACCGCTTCGGCCCCGTGGGCCGGGCCGGTGCTGCGCCAGGCTGGGCCCCCGCTTGTCCCCGACGCGGCGCCGACGGGGATTTGACGTGTCagatccagaaggaaaaaaaaaaataaataaatatttggatttttttttttttttttaaatcattactgTTCTTTACGTAGCTTTAAGACGGGCTCTGCGCTGCAGGgtgggcagccccggggctgtccccccccccccgacatccCGCATCCCCTGGGGACGGCATCGCCCCGTGCGTCCTCCCAGGAGCTGTGCAAAAgggattattttaatttcaaataaagccctaaaaataaggaaattgCCACCAACACTTCCacaccaggggagggggggacgggggacggtgAGCCAAAGGCACCCATTTGGGGTGGGCATGGGAAAGGGAACGGCAAAGGCAGCATCGCCCCCAGGCTGGGGGCGAGCCGGGCTCCccgcggggggcgaggggggatTTTGGGGAGCGGGGACCCCCCCGTGGCCCCGTCTCGGCTCCCAGGAGCAGGCGAGGGGGGGTGTGCGTGGCCCTGCAGCAtcgcagggctgc contains:
- the SLC2A4RG gene encoding SLC2A4 regulator isoform X2; the protein is MLRVLDAGLERCLALHSAYIPVPRHRKLSGKAGIDEVMAATVLTSLSTSPLVLGHPPATPAPEPGGEVWKEAPAMSSSCSSSSNTSGDWSWDPPSDRSTPSTPSPPLSSHVPSTFLPAPLPDEGPDEPDGTHFVFGEPIPRKRKNSTKVMFKCLWKSCGKVLSSSSGMQKHIRTVHLGRKADLEQSDGEEDFYYTELDVDVDSLTDGLSSLTPVSPTSSVPPAFPGPEAQGPAPPALPIPDLALASPRSPPAPPGLCHVHTDHAYQGCPAPPRPSVPPAAPAPPPPKPPAVPRRPRGEAKKCRKVYGMENREMWCTACRWKKACQRFLD
- the SLC2A4RG gene encoding SLC2A4 regulator isoform X1, with the protein product MAATVLTSLSTSPLVLGHPPATPAPEPGGEVWKEAPAMSSSCSSSSNTSGDWSWDPPSDRSTPSTPSPPLSSHVPSTFLPAPLPDEGPDEPDGTHFVFGEPIPRKRKNSTKVMFKCLWKSCGKVLSSSSGMQKHIRTVHLGRKADLEQSDGEEDFYYTELDVDVDSLTDGLSSLTPVSPTSSVPPAFPGPEAQGPAPPALPIPDLALASPRSPPAPPGLCHVHTDHAYQGCPAPPRPSVPPAAPAPPPPKPPAVPRRPRGEAKKCRKVYGMENREMWCTACRWKKACQRFLD